In Pleuronectes platessa chromosome 4, fPlePla1.1, whole genome shotgun sequence, the following proteins share a genomic window:
- the si:dkey-178e17.3 gene encoding somatomedin-B and thrombospondin type-1 domain-containing protein, protein MGARGWSSARLGFVVCGYLAFFCAEIVPRAEAGCGERESPNCCTGRNNDCSEYSKRKTVCYCDTYCQKTGDCCEDYQRVCQISAAIDCVVGSWGPWSACTSPCGVGSTERSRQVSVPPRNGGTPCPDLKQRRGCFGNNAICSTAKEVAKILPDSFKRNFKDPWRRPHMLMKEEKASYCVYLRVKQTSAACKLKLWSAQLVRERLICAECQSDAMSKSDRCGGDGRESTRTFWAAASVPGCHGSWVRESSSEGCHCPPYSLLFV, encoded by the exons ATGGGAGCGCGTGGATGGAGCTCGGCGCGTCTTGGCTTCGTCGTTTGTGGATATTTGGCGTTTTTCTGCGCGGAGATTGTTCCGCGGGCTGAGGCGGGCTGCGGGGAGAGGGAGAGCCCGAACTGCTGCACAGGCCGGAATAACGACTGCTCCGAGTACAGCAAGAGAAAAACGGTGTGCTACTGTGATACCTACTGTCAGAAGACCGGAGACTGCTGCGAGGACTACCAGCGGGTGTGCCAGATATCTG CAGCCATTGACTGTGTGGTGGGATCATGGGGTCCCTGGTCAGCGTGCACGTCTCCCTGTGGAGTCGGCAGCACAGAGAGGAGTCGCCAGGTTTCTGTTCCCCCCAGAAACGGAGGCACGCCCTGTCCAGACCTCAAGCAGCGTCGAGGATGCTTCGGGAACAACGCCATATGCAGCACTGCCAAAG AGGTGGCGAAGATCCTGCCTGACTCTTTCAAGAGGAACTTCAAAGACCCGTGGAGACGACCACACATGctgatgaaggaggagaaggccaG CTACTGTGTGTACCTGCGGGTCAAACAGACCAGTGCAGCATGTAAACTCAAACTGTGGAGTGCTCAGCTGGTGAGAGAGAGGCTGATCTGCGCCGAGTGTCAGAGCGACGCCATGTCGAAGTCGGACCGCTGCGGAGGTGACGGCCGGGAGAGCACCAG AACGTTCTGGGCAGCAGCTTCAGTCCCAGGATGTCACGGCTCCTGGGTCCGGGAGTCGTCTTCAGAGGGCTGCCACTGTCCTCCCTACTCCCTGCTCTTTGTGTGA